TGAATGTAGTAGCAATGGTAAAGATGACGTTAGCGATGGCTATCTTCGGATCAATTGGTTTTTTTACAGTAAATACAGGAATTCCTGCAGAAGAGCTTGTGTTTGTTCGTTGTATTTGTGCAACACTTATTTTAGGTGGTATGTGGCTTTTTTCAGGTAACTATAAGAAAGAACAATGGTCACGAATTGAAGTAGTACGGACAATTATTTGTGGTGTATTTTTAGTTCTGAACTGGGTATTTTTGTTTAAAGCATTTGATGAAATGTCGATCTCGGTTGCTATTTCAATTTATAATTTAGCGCCCATTTTTGTCATGATTTTAGGTAGTTTTATTTTAAAAGAGAAAATGACAGTAACTGCAGTTATATCAGTAATCGTATGCTTTTTAGGTAGTGTTTTAATTATTGGATTAGAGCAATTTTCTTCTCTCTCGGCACTATTTAACTCTGGTTTTGTATGGGCTATGCTTTCGGCTATTTGCTATGCACTTACAATGTTTGTGGGAAAGGGAATTACACATTTAAGTGCCTATGCATTAACTTTTGTACAGACAATTGTTGGAATTGTTATGTTATTTCCACTTATGAATTTTGGTGTTTTTCATGGTTTAACAGGTTGGAATTGGTTTTATATAATAGGAACTGGAATCATACATACAGGATTTGTCTATTATCTGTTCTTTGATAGTCTACGTCATTTACCAACGATTGTTGTTTCAGCATTGGTGTTTGTTGATCCGGTTGTTGCCATTTTGCTTGATATATTAATTTTAGATTTCAGACCAACGATCATACAAGCACTCGGTATTGTACTAATATTCGGCGGTATCATTTATACGTTAGTGAAACCTAGTAAACAAATTACAGAATAAAAAAGGGCACTCAAAAATGCTTGAGTGCTCTTTATTTATTCTATTGAAGGAAGTTTCAACTTATGCGAATGTTTTAACCATTAATACATGCTCAATACCAGCGTCAAGGAAAATATCTGACTGCACTTCGTAGCCTAGTTTCTCGTAAAAGCCTTGTGCTTGTAATTGACCATCTAATTTTACTTTAGATGCGCCAAGTTCTTTCGCTTTGTTTTCCAATGCTTGGATAATGATTCGACCAATTCCATGTGAACGATATTCTTCTAGGACGGCTACACGTTGTAGTTTACCAACTCCATCCACTAATCGAACACGACCAGTACCGACTGCTTTGTCTTCATCAGTTGTCACAAGGAAGTGATAACATTCCCCGCCAAGATGATCATATGAATCAATTTCTTCTTCTTTAGGAACCTGTTGTTCCTCTACAAAAACTTTCATACGGATATCGAATTCTCTTTGTAAATCTTCTTTTGTTGTAATTTCAAATACTTTCACAAATATCTTCCTCTCTCATTTAGTTTATATACATGTGGCTGATACTAGACTTATAGAAAATTTAGATGACTTTTTTGCATATTATATATGAAAAAAATAAGAAAGTAGAGTTATAAATAGAAAATAGTACTTATTTAGTTTAGGGTTTAAGGGGATTTTCATGAAATTAATTTCAATCCAACAGCGGAGACTAAGATCATGGTGATAAATAATATCCGTTTCCAATTTTTTGATTCACCAAAGAAGATCATGCCGATTAAAGCTCCGCCTGAAGCACCTAGACCCGTCCAAACAGCATATGCTGTACTCATTGGAACTGAATTCATCGCATATGACAATAATGCTAAACTTAAAGCAAAGCTAACAATTAACCACACGATCATCGAGAATTTCTTTTCATTTTGCCAGCGATTCATCATCGTAACTCCAAATACCTCACATAATCCAGCCGTAATAATTGCAAGCCATGCCATTATGCATCACCCTCCTTTGCATCATGCGAGGTGACGGTTTTTAACCCAATAACCCCCGCTAATAATATTGCTAATAGTAAAACTTTCGCGATACTTAGTGATTCATCGAAAAAGAGTACGCCGGCCATAACTGTGCCTGCAGTGCCTAAACCCGTAAAAACGGTATACACAGTTCCTACTGGTAGAAAGCGTCCTGCGAGTAATAAGAGATAGAAGGTAAAGACAACCGCAAAAGCAGTGCCTCCCCAAGCCCAAATGCTGTGTGAGTGCTTTAATCCAATAACCCATATGACTTCAAATAAAACAGCAAGTAACACAATAGACCAATGCTTATTCATGAACATCATCCTTTCTACATAGAAAAAGCCCGAAAGACCACTGATTAAATCAGTCATCTCCCAGGCTTTTATCCTTCCGTGGCATAGCAACAATGCTATGTGATTTCTCTCGGACCAGACCAACTAATTGCGGAACCCTAGAAATCATTGTCACTATTTAATTGTCTTTATCATAACAAATGAACTAATGCGTTTCAATCACTTTATTGTATCC
This window of the Rummeliibacillus pycnus genome carries:
- a CDS encoding DMT family transporter gives rise to the protein MNVVAMVKMTLAMAIFGSIGFFTVNTGIPAEELVFVRCICATLILGGMWLFSGNYKKEQWSRIEVVRTIICGVFLVLNWVFLFKAFDEMSISVAISIYNLAPIFVMILGSFILKEKMTVTAVISVIVCFLGSVLIIGLEQFSSLSALFNSGFVWAMLSAICYALTMFVGKGITHLSAYALTFVQTIVGIVMLFPLMNFGVFHGLTGWNWFYIIGTGIIHTGFVYYLFFDSLRHLPTIVVSALVFVDPVVAILLDILILDFRPTIIQALGIVLIFGGIIYTLVKPSKQITE
- a CDS encoding GNAT family N-acetyltransferase; amino-acid sequence: MKVFEITTKEDLQREFDIRMKVFVEEQQVPKEEEIDSYDHLGGECYHFLVTTDEDKAVGTGRVRLVDGVGKLQRVAVLEEYRSHGIGRIIIQALENKAKELGASKVKLDGQLQAQGFYEKLGYEVQSDIFLDAGIEHVLMVKTFA
- a CDS encoding DMT family transporter; translation: MAWLAIITAGLCEVFGVTMMNRWQNEKKFSMIVWLIVSFALSLALLSYAMNSVPMSTAYAVWTGLGASGGALIGMIFFGESKNWKRILFITMILVSAVGLKLIS
- a CDS encoding DMT family transporter gives rise to the protein MNKHWSIVLLAVLFEVIWVIGLKHSHSIWAWGGTAFAVVFTFYLLLLAGRFLPVGTVYTVFTGLGTAGTVMAGVLFFDESLSIAKVLLLAILLAGVIGLKTVTSHDAKEGDA